From one Gossypium hirsutum isolate 1008001.06 chromosome D08, Gossypium_hirsutum_v2.1, whole genome shotgun sequence genomic stretch:
- the LOC107932416 gene encoding 40S ribosomal protein S14-2, translated as MSRRKVREPKEETTTLGPAVRDGEHVFGVAHIFASFNDTFIHVTDLSGRETMVRITGGMKVKADRDESSPYAAMLAAQDVSQRCKELGITALHIKLRATGGNKTKTPGPGAQSALRALARSGMKIGRIEDVTPIPTDSTRRKGGRRGRRL; from the exons ATG TCAAGGAGAAAGGTTAGGGAGCCAAAGGAAGAGACTACGACCCTTGGGCCTGCTGTACGAGACGGAGAGCATGTTTTCGGTGTTGCCCACATTTTTGCATCTTTTAATGACACTTTCATT CATGTGACTGATTTGTCTGGAAGAGAGACTATGGTTCGTATTACAG GTGGTATGAAGGTGAAAGCCGACAGGGATGAATCTTCACCTTATGCTGCGATGCTTGCAGCACAAGATGTTTCCCAGAGATGCAAG GAACTTGGAATCACGGCCCTCCACATCAAATTACGTGCTACAGGAGGTAACAAAACCAAGACCCCTGGTCCGGGTGCTCAGTCAGCTCTCAGGGCTCTTGCTCGCTCCGGGATGAAAATTGGCCGTATCG AGGATGTTACACCCATTCCGACTGATAGCACCCGAAGAAAGGGTGGTAGAAGAGGGAGAAGGCTATAA
- the LOC107932522 gene encoding vesicle-associated membrane protein 714 produces MAILYAVVARGTVVLAEFSAVTGNTGAVARRILEKLPQEADSRLCLSQDRYIFHILRSDGLTFVCMANDTFGRRVPFSYLEDIHMRFMKNYGRVARYAPAYAMNDEFSRVLHQQMEFFSSSPSADTLNRVRGEVGEIRSIMVENIEKILERGDRIELLVDKTATMQDGAFHFKKQSKRLRQALWMKNAKLLAMLTCLIVLILYLIIAACCGGITLPSCRS; encoded by the exons ATGGCGATTCTTTACGCAGTGGTGGCTCGAGGCACGGTGGTTCTAGCGGAGTTCAGTGCCGTAACGGGGAACACCGGTGCGGTGGCACGACGGATCCTCGAGAAACTCCCGCAAGAAGCCGATTCAAGACTCTGTTTATCGCAGGATCGATATATCTTTCATATACTTAGATCGGATGGCCTCACTTTCGTCTGTATGGCTAATGATACATTTGGAA GGAGAGTTCCATTTTCGTACTTGGAGGATATTCACATGAGGTTCATGAAAAATTATGGTAGAGTGGCTCGTTATGCACCGGCATACGCGATGAATGATGAGTTCTCACGGGTATTGCATCAACAAATGGAGTTTTTCTCCAGTAGTCCAAGTGCAGATACTCTCAATCGTGTTAGAGGTGAAGTGGGTGAG aTACGTTCAATCATGGTGGAAAACATTGAGAAGATACTCGAGAGAGGTGACAGGATTGAGCTTCTTGTTGACAAAACTGCTACAATGCAGGATGGTGCATTTCACTTCAAGAAACAGTCTAAACGCCTTCGTCAAGCACTTTGGATGAAAAATGCCAAACTCTT GGCCATGCTAACATGCTTGATCGTGCTGATACTCTACCTAATAATTGCTGCTTGCTGTGGTGGCATCACTCTACCATCATGCAGATCCTGA